The stretch of DNA GGCCTAGCCCATGCCAAAATCCGTTCTGCGGTATCTGAGCCACCCCCAGGTTCAGATTGATCCTGCTGTCGACATCACCGAATGGTCCCTGAACGACGTGGGTCGCGCACGAATCGCGTCGCTCGCCGCCGTTGCGCTAGACCGTCTCAGCGACACCGTCGCGGTCTATTCCAGCCCCGAACGCAAGGCGCGTGACGCGGCAGAGCCAATTGCATCCGCGCTCGATCTGACCGTCCAGATCGCGCCCGACAGCTACGAAAATGATCGCTCTTCAACCGGTTATCTCCCCCTGAAGAGTTCGAGAAGACCGCAGATGTTTTCTTCGGCAAACCCGCGGAATCTGTCCGCGGCTGGGAACGCGCAGTTGACGCGCAAACAAGGATTCTAAGCAGCGTTAAGCACGCTCTGCGGGAAGTTCCCGCCGGAGATGTGCTGATTGTCGGACACGGTGCGGTCGGAACGCTGCTTTTTTGTGCAATCAAAGGATATCCCATCACACGGACCTATGATCAGGGTCCCGGAGGTGGCGGAAATCTTCTCATTTTCGACCGTGAAACACTTGAAATCAATAGTGAATGGCAGTCTTTGGAAACCCATTTTTTGCTATAAAAAATAATAGCTTCCGCTCCGGCTCCGTATCGCTCAATGACCCTTCTTTGAAACAAAAATACGGCGAACGTTACGTCAATCGCAATTTTTGACCGTTAGGTAAGGAATCCCCCACTTTGCTAATCCCAAGTAAATTTGGCATTGTGTCCATGTTCCGTGAGTGGTGG from Tateyamaria omphalii encodes:
- a CDS encoding histidine phosphatase family protein, yielding MPKSVLRYLSHPQVQIDPAVDITEWSLNDVGRARIASLAAVALDRLSDTVAVYSSPERKARDAAEPIASALDLTVQIAPDSYENDRSSTGYLPLKSSRRPQMFSSANPRNLSAAGNAQLTRKQGF